The following proteins come from a genomic window of Synechococcus sp. BIOS-E4-1:
- a CDS encoding Arc family DNA-binding protein, which translates to MSKELVQTSFRLPPELLSQLKAAAEAQNRTLSGEIVTACQRHLADPSRVREVVISSGQ; encoded by the coding sequence ATGAGCAAAGAACTGGTGCAGACGAGCTTCCGACTACCCCCTGAGTTGCTCAGTCAGCTGAAGGCCGCGGCGGAAGCGCAGAACAGAACCCTCAGCGGCGAGATCGTCACCGCCTGCCAGAGGCACCTGGCCGACCCATCCCGAGTGCGGGAAGTCGTCATCTCTTCTGGTCAGTAA
- a CDS encoding DUF6011 domain-containing protein — translation MSDPTLICREHPSGKGLCPDGPLTPKPGPKGSGTSAWLVWSADLVWLPPLLQQLPRNHGLQMPAPGDNLLRELRPVWRLTDSGWFQHGRPAKQNTSRPGRMRWFPESFFADQLGLWWQNPNAGSEPPQHPRFSAAQALTIAQWLTRLEAEGVEMLGAYGAAEGRCAICRRPLTDEVSKKRGIGPECLVYLGVK, via the coding sequence ATGAGCGACCCCACGTTGATCTGTCGGGAGCACCCCTCCGGCAAGGGCCTCTGCCCCGATGGGCCACTGACTCCGAAGCCGGGGCCTAAGGGCTCCGGGACCAGCGCTTGGTTGGTTTGGAGTGCCGATCTGGTGTGGCTCCCGCCGCTACTGCAGCAACTGCCGCGGAACCATGGCCTGCAGATGCCAGCTCCAGGGGACAACCTGCTCAGGGAGTTGCGGCCCGTCTGGCGGCTGACGGACAGCGGCTGGTTCCAGCACGGCCGCCCAGCCAAGCAAAACACCAGCAGGCCAGGTCGGATGAGGTGGTTCCCGGAATCATTCTTCGCCGATCAGCTGGGCCTCTGGTGGCAGAACCCCAATGCAGGTTCAGAGCCTCCCCAGCATCCGCGGTTCTCAGCTGCACAGGCCCTGACCATCGCGCAATGGTTGACCAGGCTCGAGGCGGAGGGCGTTGAGATGCTCGGCGCTTATGGAGCCGCGGAGGGCAGATGTGCAATCTGTCGCCGGCCGCTCACTGATGAAGTGAGCAAAAAGCGTGGCATCGGACCTGAATGCCTCGTTTATCTGGGTGTGAAGTAG